CAGCCATATGGCTTCAAATTTGCCATGCTTACCCTTATCTTGAGCTCTGGCATTCCAGAGCAACACCAATTCATTGGCTTCAAATTTTCTTTCTGATGCCTTTTTGTCAAATAGGTACTTGCTCCTTTGTTGCATCTTCAGGTTCCTTTTGTGGGCATCATTTTTGGCTTCATCCAACTCTGCAAGTTGTTCCATCCTTAATCTCAGTGGATCTAATATTTTTAGGTCATTCTCATAGCTGAACTTATACACAAGTAGCATGCTATTCACTGGTATACTTGCTTTAGAtccatacactatttcaaaaggAGATGTTCCTATGGCCTTCTTGATAgtgattctatctgcccataatgccaTTTTCAACTTGGAGTCCCGAGctcttttgttcttctcaagagtTCTCTTAATGATCTTCATTATACTCTTGTTACTagactcagcttgtccatttccctatGGGTTGTATGGGGATGCATATGATATACTTATCCCAAATGATTAACAAAACACTGTGAACTCTTCATATTTGAAGCACATGGTATTGTCCATGATGAGTCTCACTGGTACTCCAAACCTAGTCACAATATTGCTTGTTAAGAAATAAATGACTATCTTGTTGGTTGCTTGTCTCATGGGGATAGCTaccacccatttagtgaaataatatGTGGCAACCAGTATCCACTTGTGTTCACCACTGAATCTTTATGTggtttctccaataaaatcaatgccccattgatgAAAGGGGGCTTCCACTTGCATTGGTCTAAGAGGTAATGCACCTTCATACTTTAACTTTCCTTCAAACTTCTGACAAGGTTCACACTTCCTAACATAAGCATGTGCATCTTTAAATAAAGAGGGCCATAAATATCCCATCCTTAAAACCTTATGAGTTGTAGTGTTTTCTATGAAGTCCCCCCCAcataccccatcatgcatttcttctgaaacaagctAAGATTGCTCCTTGTCTAGACAAAATAATAGGAAACCACCCTTATCCCTATAATATAGATCTCCATCTTTGAACACATACCTCTGTGATTGCAACTTTAAGGTCCTTATTTGGCTCTCTGTGAAGCCTTCTGGGTATATAGAGTCTCTGAGAAAAGGAATGATTTCAGCGTACCATGGAATTCTTTGCAGGCTACAAATGATACCCTTTGAGTCAGACATGATATTTATCTCGGCAGCCTCTAAGTTTTCTTCAGCCATAAGTTTGGCTAAGCCCATGCCTCTAACTAGTTTGGTGATTTGTATATCAATGTTGAACTCCTGCATCttgttgatccatctgcatcttctgCCTGTTGTCTCTGACTAGACAAAAATGTCTTTCACTTCTGCATTAGGCACATAAGAAACAACATGGGCACCTACAAGAAAAGGCTTAAAAAATTTTACAGTCTTGACTAGagcatatgcttgcttttccacAATGTCATATTTGAGTTCCACTGCTTGGAGGGATTTTCTATAAAAGGCTATGGGTTGTTCACACCCCCCATCGTTCTTTTGTAGCACAACAACAACTACAATGTGAAATGAAGGAAAGGAAAAAACTTGGAAAGACTTGTTGAAGTCAGGTGTCTTTAACATAGGAGTTGTCTTGATGGCTCTCTTGATAGCCACAAAAGCTTCATTTGTCCAGTCAATAATAACTCATTTCTTCAATATTCTAGAGATATGTttcactatctcagcaaagtttgaAATAAACCTTTGAAGAAATTTTATTTGGCCAAAGAAGGATTGAATGGCCTGCACAATTTTAGGAATAGGTATTGTGTCAATAGAAGCCACCCTCTCAGGATCAATCCTAACTCTATCTTTAGACACAATGTGTCCTAGAAATTTAGCTTCGGTTATAGCAAAATGACACCTTTTGGGATTCAGAGAGATCCCATATTCTAGTGCTCTGGAGAATACCTTTTCTAGATGTAGACAATGCTCTTCTTCTTTCTTAGATAATGCTATTAAATCATCTTAATAGAAAACCATAATAATGTCTAGCAAATCTgaaaaagctacatccatagccctctgaaaagtTGCTCCAACATtagtgagtccaaaaggcattctcacataaacataggTCCCCCATGGGGTAGTGAAGACAATCTTATATTGTTCAGATTTCTTGACCTTCACCtggttgtaactagagaatccatccatcaaggataataACTCACAACCAGTGAACTTCTAcaacatagcttccatgttaggtaAAGGATAATTATTTTTTAGTGATGACACATTCAAATTTATgaagtctacacacaatctgatgtcacCATTTTTCTTTGTGAGAGGGACAAGATTTGAAACCCATGATGAGTGCTTGATGGGTTTGATAATATCGCCATCTCTAAGCTTCATTAATTCCTCCTCCATC
This genomic stretch from Cryptomeria japonica chromosome 8, Sugi_1.0, whole genome shotgun sequence harbors:
- the LOC131038778 gene encoding uncharacterized protein LOC131038778 encodes the protein MKIIKRTLEKNKRARDSKLKMALWADRITIKKAIGTSPFEIVYGSKASIPVNSMLLVYKFSYENDLKILDPLRLRMEQLAELDEAKNDAHKRNLKMQQRSKYLFDKKASERKFEANELVLLWNARAQDKGKHGKFEAIWLGPFVIAERHGEDSYFLTNLNGEIQELLVHGQFLKHFFA